The following coding sequences are from one Arachis hypogaea cultivar Tifrunner chromosome 7, arahy.Tifrunner.gnm2.J5K5, whole genome shotgun sequence window:
- the LOC112701457 gene encoding uncharacterized protein, producing the protein MAVAMQVTVEALENQMNNRNNGRIGEEGPMTLASFLKGQGNFRSPNNNANQGRRCGKQPQQDLSCHRCGKHHPEIPCRVGLWVCFFCGHHGHLACNCPKKKKYETGRVQQSGRVFTTFVAGAEGSEALIKGNCEVTSKILSALFETGATHLFIAFERASKLGLKIVVLGYNLKVHNATSEAVMTRLGCPQVSFWVQQRDFVHDLICLTMIGLDLIYGLDWLSKNHVLLDCYEKSVYFMPEGLEGPVAVNSYYLKSAHLHMQTR; encoded by the exons ATGGCTGTGGCTATGCAGGTGACAGTCGAAGCGCTGGAAAACCAGATGAATAACAGGAACAACGGGAGAATCGGAGAGGAGGGGCCAATGACTCTCGCCTCCTTTCTGAAG GGTCAAGGCAATTTCAGGAGTCCGAATAACAATGCTAATCAAGGAAGAAGGTGTGGAAAGCAGCCACAGCAAGACTTAAGTTGTCATAGGTGTGGAAAGCATCATCCAGAAATCCCATGCAGAGTAGGATTATGGGTGTGTTTCTTTTGTGGACATCATGGGCACCTAGCATGTAATTgtccaaagaagaagaagtatgagaccGGTAGAGTACAGCAGTCAGGGAGAGTATTCACTACTTTTGTAGCGGGTGCCGAGGGATCTGAGGCCTTGATCAAAGGTAACTGTGAAGTAACTAGTAAAATTTTAAGTGCTTTGTTTGAAACTGGGGCGACGCATTTATTTATAGCATTTGAACGGGCTAGtaagttaggattgaagattgtggtCTTAGGTTATAATCTAAAGGTGCATAATGCCACTTCTGAAGCCGTTATGACTAGGTTAGGATGTCCACAAGTCTCGTTTTGGGTTCAACAACGTGATTTCGTTCATGATTTGATCTGTTTAACGATGATTGGTCTGGATCTCATTTATGGACTGGATTGGTTATCtaagaatcatgttttgcttgacTGTTATGAGAAAtcagtgtactttatgccggaaggatTGGAAGGGCCGGTTGCGGTGAATAGCTACTATTTGAAATCAGCGCACTTGCATATGCAGACGAGGTAA
- the LOC112703048 gene encoding gibberellin-regulated protein 6 isoform X2 encodes MAMAKAKLVSVLLLALLIAISAISAKVMAKEAAQYHLDSGSYGPGSLKSYQCPSQCARRCGQTQYHKPCMFFCQKCCAKCLCVPPGYYGNKAVCPCYNNWKTKRGGPKCP; translated from the exons ATGGCCATGGCCAAGGCTAAGCTTGTCTCTGTTCTGCTTCTGGCACTACTCATTGCCATTTCCGCGATCTCAGCTAAG GTTATGGCAAAAGAGGCTGCTCAGTATCACTTGGACAGT GGTAGTTATGGTCCCGGGAGTCTGAAGAGCTACC AGTGCCCATCTCAATGTGCTAGAAGATGTGGGCAGACACAGTACCACAAGCCATGCATGTTCTTCTGCCAAAAATGTTGTGCTAAGTGCCTTTGTGTTCCTCCTGGCTACTATGGCAACAAGGCTGTCTGCCCCTGCTACAACAACTGGAAGACCAAGCGTGGAGGACCCAAGTGCCCTTGA
- the LOC112703048 gene encoding gibberellin-regulated protein 6 isoform X1, whose product MAMAKAKLVSVLLLALLIAISAISAKQVMAKEAAQYHLDSGSYGPGSLKSYQCPSQCARRCGQTQYHKPCMFFCQKCCAKCLCVPPGYYGNKAVCPCYNNWKTKRGGPKCP is encoded by the exons ATGGCCATGGCCAAGGCTAAGCTTGTCTCTGTTCTGCTTCTGGCACTACTCATTGCCATTTCCGCGATCTCAGCTAAG CAGGTTATGGCAAAAGAGGCTGCTCAGTATCACTTGGACAGT GGTAGTTATGGTCCCGGGAGTCTGAAGAGCTACC AGTGCCCATCTCAATGTGCTAGAAGATGTGGGCAGACACAGTACCACAAGCCATGCATGTTCTTCTGCCAAAAATGTTGTGCTAAGTGCCTTTGTGTTCCTCCTGGCTACTATGGCAACAAGGCTGTCTGCCCCTGCTACAACAACTGGAAGACCAAGCGTGGAGGACCCAAGTGCCCTTGA